The proteins below come from a single Halobacteriovorax sp. DA5 genomic window:
- a CDS encoding DUF3820 family protein translates to MEVAFNKEHLLKFVQTTMPFGKYRGRLLIDLPDEYLVWFSQKGFPQGELGRLLEELAEIKLNGLEFLFKDLR, encoded by the coding sequence ATGGAAGTTGCATTTAATAAAGAACATCTCTTAAAATTCGTCCAGACCACGATGCCATTTGGAAAGTACAGGGGACGACTTCTTATTGATCTTCCTGATGAGTACCTCGTGTGGTTTTCGCAAAAGGGCTTCCCACAAGGAGAGCTCGGCAGACTCCTAGAAGAGCTTGCCGAGATCAAATTAAATGGACTTGAATTTCTATTCAAAGACCTTCGTTAG
- a CDS encoding DEAD/DEAH box helicase encodes MAEFTQLGLSQTIEEALLKKGYTKPTQIQAEGIPAVLEGKDLLAISQTGSGKTAAFSTPILDLISKSKSKLKPFHIRSLIIAPTRELAMQVEESFKEYGKGLALSTLAVYGGSAKKLQVQKLAKGIQILVATPGRLVDLIRDEKIFLDEVTHLVLDEADRMLDMGFKDDLEFVLKRLPESKQCLFFSATMAKEVEAIANKLLQNPHKIEIAPVKARHEGIRQMAYLVEEERKADFLLKFLKDRQVKSIIVFVKTKSDANKLERHLKANQIKACAIHGDRDQRQRIYNLKEFQKGNMHVLVATDIAARGLDIDGVGYVLNFSLPQQVENYTHRIGRTGRGGRRGIAISYISPSEEKYFKRIQKELGLDIHIKGPTK; translated from the coding sequence ATGGCAGAATTTACGCAATTGGGGCTATCCCAAACTATTGAAGAAGCTCTTTTAAAGAAGGGCTATACAAAACCAACTCAGATTCAAGCTGAAGGAATCCCAGCTGTATTAGAAGGCAAGGATCTTCTTGCGATCTCTCAGACTGGAAGTGGGAAGACTGCCGCATTTTCGACGCCTATTCTTGATTTAATCTCAAAGAGTAAGTCAAAACTTAAACCATTTCATATTAGATCACTTATTATTGCACCAACTCGCGAACTAGCGATGCAGGTCGAAGAAAGTTTTAAGGAGTATGGTAAGGGCCTAGCTCTTTCAACTCTTGCTGTTTATGGTGGAAGTGCAAAAAAGTTACAAGTTCAAAAGCTTGCGAAGGGGATTCAGATCCTCGTTGCAACTCCAGGACGCTTAGTTGATCTTATAAGAGATGAAAAAATCTTTTTAGATGAAGTAACGCACTTAGTTCTTGATGAAGCAGATCGTATGTTAGATATGGGCTTTAAGGATGATCTTGAATTTGTATTAAAGAGACTTCCTGAAAGTAAGCAGTGCCTTTTCTTTTCTGCTACGATGGCCAAAGAAGTAGAAGCTATTGCAAATAAACTTTTACAGAATCCTCATAAAATTGAAATTGCACCTGTTAAAGCAAGGCATGAGGGGATTCGTCAGATGGCCTATCTCGTCGAAGAAGAAAGAAAAGCTGACTTCCTATTAAAGTTTTTAAAAGATCGCCAAGTAAAAAGTATCATTGTCTTTGTAAAAACAAAGTCAGATGCCAATAAGCTTGAGAGGCATTTAAAAGCAAATCAAATAAAAGCATGTGCCATTCATGGTGATCGAGACCAGCGCCAGAGAATCTATAACTTAAAAGAATTTCAAAAAGGTAATATGCATGTTCTTGTTGCTACAGATATTGCGGCAAGAGGGCTTGATATCGATGGCGTAGGATATGTATTAAACTTTAGTCTTCCACAACAAGTTGAAAATTACACTCACCGTATTGGGCGCACTGGACGTGGGGGAAGAAGAGGTATTGCTATCTCTTATATCTCACCAAGTGAAGAAAAATATTTTAAAAGAATTCAAAAAGAACTTGGACTTGATATCCATATAAAAGGGCCTACTAAGTAG
- a CDS encoding SWIB/MDM2 domain-containing protein: MSEEKGLKKPVKLKSDLAAMLGETELPRTEITKRLWDYIKEKGLQTKTENGKPENAGKFIVADATLLSIFKHTHSTSKSGKVTDLRNMKEGETINMMQMAAVVGANIEK; this comes from the coding sequence ATGAGTGAAGAAAAAGGATTAAAAAAACCAGTAAAACTAAAATCAGACTTAGCAGCAATGCTTGGTGAGACAGAACTGCCAAGAACTGAAATCACTAAAAGACTGTGGGATTATATTAAAGAAAAAGGTCTTCAAACTAAGACTGAAAATGGAAAGCCAGAGAACGCAGGTAAGTTCATCGTAGCTGATGCAACTCTTCTTTCAATCTTTAAGCACACACACTCGACTTCAAAGTCTGGTAAAGTAACTGACCTTCGTAATATGAAGGAAGGTGAAACGATCAACATGATGCAAATGGCAGCTGTTGTTGGTGCAAATATCGAAAAATAA
- a CDS encoding SulP family inorganic anion transporter, translating to MSADKIKHSEDVSASLKNRFIDLTIKKPENLKNDFLSGLTVALALVPEAIAFAFVAGVHPKVGLYAAFMMGLITAIFGGRPGMISGATGAVAVIFAPLVYKVMEMSKDSGMTFDAAMENALSYLFAAVIIMGLIQIIFGLLKLGKFIRLVPHPVMLGFVNGLAIIIFRAQFSQFTVGGELLASTQLLVMCGLIALTMGISVFLPKLTKAVPATLVGIVASTVIGYFLNEANPGLVRTVLDFVQDQDKTITTIAAGLPTFKIPYVELTMDNLKLILPYAFLAAAVGLIESLMTLQLVDELTDTRGQGNRESVGQGLANLVNGFFGGMGGCAMIGQSMINIRGGGRGRFSGITAAILLLGFVLFGAPLIEMIPLGALVGVMFMVVIGTFEWSSLRLFKKVPLSDFLVIILVSVVTILADLAVAVLVGIIVSALVFAWEHGKTMHAKKRDEDDKTIYELDGPLFFGSVTSFKDLFDFKDDKEHVYIDFDNSRVWDHSGIEALQNITERYAQQGKKLHLLNLSKDCLILLDKASNIVELSVIEDLNTHIADDRLDG from the coding sequence ATGTCAGCTGATAAAATCAAGCATAGTGAAGATGTGAGTGCTTCGCTTAAAAATCGTTTTATCGATTTAACAATCAAGAAACCAGAGAACTTAAAAAATGATTTTCTTTCAGGACTAACAGTTGCTTTAGCACTTGTTCCTGAGGCCATCGCATTTGCTTTCGTAGCAGGTGTTCATCCAAAGGTTGGTCTTTATGCGGCCTTTATGATGGGACTTATCACAGCAATTTTTGGCGGACGTCCAGGAATGATTTCTGGTGCGACAGGTGCCGTTGCAGTTATTTTTGCTCCCCTTGTTTATAAAGTAATGGAAATGAGCAAAGATAGTGGAATGACTTTTGATGCGGCAATGGAAAATGCATTAAGCTATCTTTTTGCGGCCGTAATTATAATGGGACTAATCCAAATTATTTTTGGATTACTAAAACTTGGAAAATTTATTCGTCTCGTTCCTCATCCAGTAATGCTTGGATTTGTTAATGGTCTTGCTATCATTATCTTCCGTGCTCAATTTTCTCAATTTACGGTTGGTGGAGAACTTCTTGCTTCAACTCAACTTCTGGTAATGTGTGGATTGATCGCTTTAACAATGGGGATCAGTGTTTTCCTACCAAAACTAACAAAGGCCGTACCGGCAACACTCGTTGGTATCGTCGCGTCTACTGTTATTGGCTACTTCTTAAATGAAGCAAATCCAGGCCTTGTTAGAACTGTACTTGATTTTGTTCAAGACCAAGATAAGACAATCACAACAATTGCAGCAGGTCTTCCAACATTTAAAATTCCATACGTTGAATTAACAATGGATAATCTAAAGCTAATTCTTCCATATGCATTCCTTGCAGCAGCAGTTGGTCTAATTGAATCACTAATGACACTACAATTAGTTGATGAACTTACAGATACTAGAGGTCAAGGTAACCGTGAATCAGTTGGTCAAGGTCTTGCCAACTTAGTAAACGGATTCTTTGGTGGAATGGGTGGTTGTGCCATGATCGGTCAATCAATGATTAATATCCGTGGTGGAGGTCGAGGTCGCTTCTCAGGTATCACGGCGGCAATCTTACTACTAGGATTTGTACTTTTTGGTGCACCTTTGATTGAGATGATTCCTCTTGGAGCACTTGTTGGTGTAATGTTTATGGTTGTTATTGGAACATTTGAATGGTCAAGCTTACGTCTATTTAAGAAAGTTCCACTTTCAGACTTCTTAGTTATTATTCTTGTTTCTGTCGTGACAATCTTAGCGGACCTAGCTGTTGCAGTACTAGTTGGTATTATTGTTTCTGCTCTTGTATTTGCTTGGGAGCACGGAAAGACAATGCATGCAAAGAAAAGAGATGAAGACGACAAGACAATCTATGAATTAGATGGCCCACTATTTTTTGGTTCAGTAACATCATTTAAAGATCTTTTTGATTTTAAAGATGACAAAGAGCATGTGTATATTGATTTTGACAACTCACGTGTTTGGGATCACTCTGGTATTGAGGCCCTACAGAATATTACTGAGCGCTACGCACAGCAAGGTAAGAAGCTACACCTTCTTAATTTAAGTAAAGACTGTCTTATTCTATTGGATAAGGCATCAAATATAGTTGAATTATCTGTTATTGAGGATTTAAATACTCATATCGCAGATGATAGACTTGATGGGTAA
- a CDS encoding alcohol dehydrogenase catalytic domain-containing protein → MKTFIVNEINPMSFSQIEVDCPKAKGRDLLIEVKSVSLGSYDNEMRPTHMGKTLGFDASGIVAEVGEGVQDFKVGDEVYYTSDMKRSGTNSEFQIVDERLVSHKPSNLSFAQAATLPLASIMAFDSLFDKLQVDPERSRGQTILIIDGGNSIGAMATQLASKITNLTIITTADDMETKEFSKKMGADLTINSSLPIATQLKRMGIDKVDYILCASSPNQYIRRLRAIVSKKTRMVSLFSTRDEFLPNDFVSALPEVEQEFVLVSSSGIVDHEEYGNYLREVTHLVEAGALKPLVAMDLGEISTETLEKGHGLINQRDVLGNISLSF, encoded by the coding sequence ATGAAAACTTTTATTGTGAACGAAATCAATCCAATGAGCTTCTCTCAAATAGAGGTGGACTGTCCAAAAGCAAAGGGACGAGATCTCCTCATTGAGGTTAAGTCTGTCTCACTTGGTTCATATGATAATGAAATGAGACCAACACATATGGGAAAGACATTGGGCTTTGATGCTTCAGGTATTGTGGCAGAAGTTGGTGAAGGCGTTCAAGATTTTAAAGTTGGTGATGAAGTTTATTACACTAGTGATATGAAAAGAAGTGGTACTAATTCAGAATTTCAAATTGTGGATGAGAGACTTGTTTCACATAAGCCAAGTAATCTAAGCTTTGCACAAGCGGCAACGCTTCCTTTAGCATCAATTATGGCCTTTGATAGTCTATTTGATAAATTACAAGTTGATCCCGAACGTAGTCGTGGGCAAACAATTTTAATTATCGATGGAGGCAATAGTATTGGTGCCATGGCCACGCAACTGGCCAGCAAAATAACGAATTTAACAATTATTACGACTGCTGATGATATGGAAACGAAGGAGTTTTCAAAGAAGATGGGAGCAGACTTGACCATTAATAGCTCCCTTCCAATTGCTACACAATTAAAGCGAATGGGAATTGATAAAGTTGACTATATTCTTTGTGCTAGCTCTCCGAATCAATACATTCGTAGGCTAAGGGCAATAGTAAGTAAGAAAACTCGTATGGTATCTCTTTTTTCGACTCGAGATGAATTTTTACCTAACGATTTTGTGAGCGCTTTACCAGAAGTTGAGCAAGAGTTTGTTTTAGTTTCTTCAAGCGGAATAGTTGATCATGAAGAATACGGAAATTACTTAAGAGAAGTGACTCATTTAGTTGAAGCTGGGGCGCTTAAGCCTCTTGTTGCAATGGACTTAGGTGAGATCTCTACTGAAACACTAGAGAAAGGACATGGGCTGATTAATCAACGAGATGTTCTTGGAAATATAAGCTTAAGTTTTTAA
- the cdd gene encoding cytidine deaminase: protein MENKIDVSDKVKQAYDIAIKARSNAHAPYSKFQVGSALKLNGIDDPIPGCNVENASYGGTICAERGSVLSSVAQFGKKDFEFIVVVTDQEEPAVPCAFCLQVMSEFVKADFPVYLGNLKGITKKVLFKELLPHPFTEFTV, encoded by the coding sequence ATGGAAAATAAAATTGATGTATCAGACAAAGTTAAGCAGGCATATGACATTGCAATTAAAGCGCGCTCAAATGCACATGCCCCGTATTCAAAATTTCAAGTAGGTTCGGCCTTAAAACTAAACGGTATTGATGATCCAATCCCAGGTTGTAATGTTGAAAATGCTAGCTACGGTGGAACAATTTGTGCGGAAAGGGGAAGTGTTCTATCAAGTGTTGCACAATTTGGTAAGAAGGATTTCGAATTTATCGTAGTTGTGACAGACCAAGAAGAGCCAGCAGTTCCTTGTGCTTTTTGCCTTCAAGTCATGTCTGAATTTGTAAAGGCAGACTTTCCTGTTTATCTAGGAAATCTAAAAGGAATTACGAAAAAAGTTCTATTTAAAGAACTTCTTCCGCATCCATTTACTGAATTTACTGTTTAG